Proteins encoded in a region of the Micropterus dolomieu isolate WLL.071019.BEF.003 ecotype Adirondacks linkage group LG07, ASM2129224v1, whole genome shotgun sequence genome:
- the lamp1b gene encoding lysosome-associated membrane glycoprotein 1b, translating to MTQTAGVQSWCLGVTLQLILAVVLHQSFATVAPLTTAQTTAAPHKDIGRPERGNYQVISSNGTVCLLASMGLQFNITFNSLSQNKTVQDVVNLQPNATKSSGSCDSESASLRITADAEKTNLTLFFTLNTTSNKYHLSEVSLSAAWPDMKEPFSVKNRSLDYLRGTLGFSYMCREEQTLNVAKDLSINTFQLQVQPFGLTGDRFGAAEECQLDEDDMLIPIIVGAALAGLVLIVLLAYLIGRKRSHAGYQTI from the exons CTGTCGTCCTGCACCAAAGTTTTGCTACTGTTGCCCCGCTCACAACGGCCCAAACCACTGCTGCACCGCACAAAGACATCGGCAGACCTGAAAGAGGAAACTACCAGGTCATCAGCAGCAATGGTACCGTCTGTTTACTGGCATCCATGGGTCTCCAGTTCAACATCACCTTCAACTCTCTCTCCCAGAATAAG ACTGTGCAGGATGTTGTGAACCTTCAGCCCAATGCGACGAAGTCCTCTGGATCATGTGACTCAGAGAGCGCCTCCCTGCGTATCACAGCAGATGCAGAGAAGACCAACCTCACCCTTTTCTTCACCCTG AATACTACATCCAATAAGTACCACCTGAGTGAAGTGTCTCTGTCAGCAGCCTGGCCGGACATGAAAG AGCCCTTCTCAGTCAAGAACCGCAGCCTGGACTACCTGCGGGGCACCCTGGGGTTCTCATACATGTGCCGCGAGGAACAAACTCTGAACGTGGCCAAGGATTTGTCCATCAACACCTTCCAGTTGCAGGTGCAGCCCTTCGGTCTCACCGGAGATCGGTTTGGAGCAG CTGAGGAATGCCAGTTGGATGAAGATGACATGTTGATCCCCATCATAGTCGGAGCAGCTTTAGCAGGTCTTGTTCTCATCGTGCTCTTGGCCTACCTCATTGGCAGgaagaggagccatgctggctaCCAGACCATCTGA